From the genome of Mucilaginibacter paludis DSM 18603:
TTTTCCGGGCTTATCCTACCAGGCCTGGCAGCCGCTCAAATCATCCGAAATTACAGAGGCCGAAACACTGGTATCGCTCATCAACAAAAAAGATCTGATCGTTCATACCCCATACCAAAGCTATCATACTATTCTAAGGTTTTTTAACGAGGCGGCTATCAACCCGGATGTTGAAGAAATTAACGTAACACTTTACCGGGTGGCCAGCAACTCGCTGATTGTTAACGCCTTGATCAGTGCGGCAAAAAACGGCAAAAATGTAAACGTAGTAGTTGAATTAAAGGCCCGCTTTGATGAAGCCAACAACCTGAAATGGGCCAAAAAAATGAAGGATGCCGGCGTGAAAATTACCTATAGCGTTACCGCGAATAAGGTACATGCCAAAATTGCTTTCATCAAAATAAAAAACGGCAGCCGCAGGCAATACGCGGGCCTGCTTGCAACGGGCAACTTTAACGAAACCACGGCGCAGTTTTATACAGATCATATCCTGCTGACAGCCAACACCAACCTGCTGCGCGAGATGGAGCTTTTGTTTCTGTTTTTAGTGAAGCGCGAAAAGCCATCGTTAAGCAATCATATCAACTTTAACCACATCCTGGTAGCGCAGTTTAATATGCAAACCCGGTTTATTGAATTGATTGACCGCGAAATTGATTACGCCAAACAAGGTTTACCGGCACAGATTACGTTAAAAATGAACAACCTGGAAGAACGGGTGCTGATTAGTAAACTGTATGAAGCATCGCAGGCGGGAGTTAAAGTTGCGTTGATTATCCGCAGCATTTGTTGCCTTATTCCGGGCGTAAAGGGCATGAGCGAAAACATTACCGTGAAACGGATTGTTGACCGTTACCTGGAACATGGCCGGGTGTTTATATTTAACAATAATGGCGAGCCCGAGATGTTTCTGGGATCGGCTGATTGGATGAACCGCAATATATACCATAGGATTGAGGTTTGTTTCCCTGTTTATAACGAGGCCATTAATGCGGAGATGACCGGGATTATTAACTTACAGTTGAAGGATAATGTGCAAGCCGTTAGCCTGAACGAAAAACTGGAGAACGTAAAAATTGAAAGGGCGGATGAAACTGTTCAGTCGCAGAGCCAGATTTACCAACTATTGAAGAATAAAGTAGAATGAAAGCAATAACTGCTGCTAACAAATTAAAAGATAGGCACGGATTGTTTATCCTGTTTTTGGGTATAACAATCGCTTTTTTTGGTTTTTCTTGCATGGATAAAACAAATTATACCAGTCCGCCGGGGTATGATTTGAATAAGCCGGTAAAGTACAATATGCCCGAGAGCCTGCACGAAATATCGGGCATCGCTTTTCATCATGGCAAGCCCGATTCGTTATATGCCGAAGAAGATGAAGACGGCAAAGTGTATTACATGCATTTAGGCGACCCAAAAGTAAACCACTCCAGGTTCGGTAAGGCAGGCGATTACGAGGATATCACCATTTTAGGCGAACAGGTAGTGATGCTGAGAAGCGACGGCGTTTTCTTTGTGTTCCCGTTTAATGGGTTAAGAAACCCCGAGATTAAAAATGTACAGAAGTGGAACTATATTTTACCATCCGGCGAATATGAAGGGCTGTTTGGCGACGAAAAAAATAACCAGCTTTACGTACTGTGCAAGCATTGCAGTGATGATAATACCGCCAAAAGCAGCAGTGGTTACATCTTTAAGCTATT
Proteins encoded in this window:
- the ppk1 gene encoding polyphosphate kinase 1 produces the protein MEPYRFFNRDLSWLHFNAQVMEQAANNEVPLLDRIKFLGIFSSNLDEFYRVRMPVLRALHKIGIGDSSVIDGNERALILQQIRDIIDAQQSRFGQILTTQIIPSLKAQNIHLVYNEPIPDFLNQSVREYFTTQVLAFMQPVWLGTKKPFFPENNKLYFMVHLANQENQEEMVLLNIPSDSMPRFYTLKHQEQLFVVFLDDVIRFNLDSLFKDKLIKGCYSFKVTRDAELDLKDEYSGDLSAEIEEQLSKRDFGLATRFLHQAGIPLRTVQYVSEQLDLGNATKTTGGSYHNLKDFSSFPANFPGLSYQAWQPLKSSEITEAETLVSLINKKDLIVHTPYQSYHTILRFFNEAAINPDVEEINVTLYRVASNSLIVNALISAAKNGKNVNVVVELKARFDEANNLKWAKKMKDAGVKITYSVTANKVHAKIAFIKIKNGSRRQYAGLLATGNFNETTAQFYTDHILLTANTNLLREMELLFLFLVKREKPSLSNHINFNHILVAQFNMQTRFIELIDREIDYAKQGLPAQITLKMNNLEERVLISKLYEASQAGVKVALIIRSICCLIPGVKGMSENITVKRIVDRYLEHGRVFIFNNNGEPEMFLGSADWMNRNIYHRIEVCFPVYNEAINAEMTGIINLQLKDNVQAVSLNEKLENVKIERADETVQSQSQIYQLLKNKVE
- a CDS encoding SdiA-regulated domain-containing protein, translated to MKAITAANKLKDRHGLFILFLGITIAFFGFSCMDKTNYTSPPGYDLNKPVKYNMPESLHEISGIAFHHGKPDSLYAEEDEDGKVYYMHLGDPKVNHSRFGKAGDYEDITILGEQVVMLRSDGVFFVFPFNGLRNPEIKNVQKWNYILPSGEYEGLFGDEKNNQLYVLCKHCSDDNTAKSSSGYIFKLLPDGSVKQSGQFNINVKEIEALTGTKKIAFHPSAITKNQNTNEWYILSSVNKILVVADAGFKVKAVYPINPSLFIQPEGITFDNQNNLYISNEGDKVSPGNVLKFKYTR